In Bacteroidota bacterium, a genomic segment contains:
- a CDS encoding T9SS type A sorting domain-containing protein, whose product MKYYVKIALAILFSHQVCTAQVAADKAIIVTTAVQANPPQVSFTWSSAPSTLMFQILRKTKDTLHWTYLASPATNATSYTDTTILPGIGYEYKFYRNVNYVIAETYVYTGVLLPEQEYRGKLLLLIDSTFKNSLAADIKILISDLVGDGWQVVPKYVSRTDNPKTIKRLIRTEYQKDTANVKAIYLFGHVPVPYSGNYKPDEHPDHQGAWPADMYYSDLDTTFWTDANVNITTATRPENDNIPGDGKFDVSYINYLSVPTKFMVGRVDLSNMPAFSSTETQLLKQYITKSHSYKHKLINPQRKALIDDNFGYFYEEAFAANGWRNFSALFGPSNIVTTDYFTTMASQSYLFSYGCGGGSYTSCGGVGNTSNFASTPLNNVFTMLFGSYFGDWDSQNNFLRAPLASSGWCLANIWAGRPNAFFHHMGMGEPIGHGALISQNNTYTYLSYYNYYSLGAHFNLMGDPTLRLHTVAPISSLKTVFNCPNVELNWNASADAVLGYNVYRLDTISERYIKLNTTLITGLSFTDSLPYQGSNNYMVRAMLLENGSGTYYNLSQGIFDTLQVDLTTPTASVTANSPKAFCQGGSVTLSSTANTSYAWSNGATTQAITITTNGIYNVTVTGSNGCKAASGNDTTIVYSLPIVNLGNDTLIYFGDSLMLNAGNTSATYTWSNGDTTQTTIIKSSGTYWVNVSDSNGCETTDSVQVTVSFANSIANAYSTNENYLSIYPNPASTILNIQVKCRVNAETKLVMYNCLGQKEFEGTGSNNYKLDISTKPSGVYFMQLLDDGKIKAQQKIIVE is encoded by the coding sequence ATGAAGTATTATGTAAAAATAGCGCTCGCCATATTATTTAGTCATCAAGTTTGTACAGCACAAGTAGCAGCCGACAAGGCTATTATTGTTACAACTGCAGTTCAAGCCAATCCACCACAGGTGTCGTTCACGTGGTCATCTGCACCTAGCACACTCATGTTTCAAATTTTGAGGAAGACGAAAGACACATTACATTGGACCTACTTAGCCTCTCCAGCTACCAATGCAACATCCTATACCGATACAACTATATTGCCGGGCATTGGCTATGAGTATAAATTTTACAGAAATGTAAATTACGTAATTGCCGAAACCTATGTATATACTGGAGTTTTATTGCCTGAACAAGAATACAGAGGCAAACTACTTTTACTAATCGATAGCACGTTTAAAAATAGTTTAGCTGCAGACATAAAAATTCTAATTTCCGATTTGGTGGGCGATGGATGGCAGGTTGTTCCAAAATATGTTTCACGAACAGACAACCCTAAAACCATTAAAAGATTAATACGAACGGAATATCAAAAAGATACCGCCAATGTAAAGGCCATATATCTTTTTGGTCATGTGCCAGTACCCTATTCAGGCAATTATAAACCAGACGAACATCCCGACCATCAAGGCGCCTGGCCGGCAGACATGTATTACTCCGATTTAGACACTACCTTTTGGACAGATGCCAACGTCAATATTACCACAGCCACAAGGCCTGAAAATGATAATATTCCGGGCGATGGAAAGTTTGATGTTTCCTACATAAATTATTTATCGGTACCTACAAAATTTATGGTAGGCAGAGTTGATTTATCTAATATGCCTGCATTCTCAAGTACCGAAACACAATTACTAAAACAATACATTACCAAAAGCCACTCCTACAAACACAAGCTAATTAACCCACAACGCAAAGCCCTGATTGACGACAACTTTGGCTATTTCTACGAAGAAGCATTTGCCGCAAATGGGTGGAGAAATTTCTCCGCTTTGTTTGGTCCTTCCAATATTGTCACCACCGATTATTTTACAACCATGGCATCACAAAGCTATTTATTTTCCTACGGCTGTGGAGGTGGCAGCTATACTTCGTGCGGTGGAGTTGGCAACACAAGTAACTTTGCATCCACCCCATTAAACAATGTATTTACTATGCTGTTTGGCAGCTATTTTGGCGATTGGGATAGTCAAAATAATTTCTTGCGAGCTCCCTTAGCCTCCTCAGGATGGTGTTTGGCAAACATATGGGCAGGAAGGCCAAATGCATTTTTTCATCATATGGGTATGGGAGAGCCAATTGGGCACGGAGCTCTTATTTCTCAAAATAATACCTACACCTATCTTTCTTATTATAACTACTATAGCCTAGGAGCACACTTCAACTTAATGGGTGACCCCACACTTCGATTGCATACGGTCGCGCCTATAAGTAGTTTAAAAACTGTGTTTAATTGTCCAAATGTAGAACTAAACTGGAATGCCTCTGCAGATGCTGTTTTAGGGTACAACGTCTATAGATTAGACACGATATCTGAAAGATATATAAAATTAAATACTACTTTGATTACAGGATTAAGCTTTACAGATAGCTTACCATATCAAGGTAGCAACAATTACATGGTTCGAGCCATGCTTCTAGAAAATGGCAGTGGCACGTATTACAACCTAAGTCAAGGAATATTTGATACCCTACAGGTAGATTTAACAACACCAACAGCATCCGTTACCGCTAACTCTCCAAAAGCTTTCTGTCAGGGAGGAAGTGTTACGCTCAGTTCAACAGCTAACACAAGCTATGCTTGGTCAAATGGAGCAACTACACAAGCAATTACCATAACAACCAACGGAATTTACAACGTGACCGTAACCGGCAGCAATGGCTGCAAAGCCGCATCCGGAAACGACACCACAATTGTGTATTCTTTGCCAATTGTTAATCTAGGAAACGACACACTCATTTATTTTGGCGACAGCCTAATGCTAAATGCTGGAAACACAAGTGCTACTTACACTTGGAGTAACGGAGACACCACACAAACCACCATCATTAAAAGCAGCGGAACATATTGGGTTAATGTATCTGATAGCAATGGTTGCGAGACGACCGATTCTGTTCAAGTTACTGTATCATTTGCCAACAGCATTGCCAATGCATACAGCACAAACGAAAACTATTTATCTATCTACCCAAACCCCGCTAGTACTATTTTAAATATACAGGTAAAATGCCGTGTTAATGCGGAAACAAAACTAGTTATGTATAATTGCTTAGGACAAAAAGAATTTGAAGGCACCGGCAGCAACAACTACAAACTTGATATTTCAACAAAACCAAGTGGAGTGTATTTTATGCAACTGCTTGATGACGGAAAAATAAAAGCTCAACAAAAAATAATAGTGGAGTAA
- a CDS encoding T9SS type A sorting domain-containing protein, whose amino-acid sequence MHKRQLLSLVTFGIFVILCTKQSYAANYYWVGNGGNWTDLTHWANSSGGTGSAYGTVPSTSDNVYFDANSFSAGSATVTINSNVSCANLDFTGTTNTPTFKNASATDTITCAGSLTLISAITYSFVGTYNFTGTGTHTITNAGKTLGTNILFNGTGGQWTLQDAFICTGQLGLQAGTLVCNSMAVRCSTLNANIVDNTRTLNFGGSAVSITGSGTAMDLRGNTSNLTVSSTTVAVVTFSNTTSSVTVEVGLTSKTIPNLLFVSSTQARTINSTSTYSTSDRITFRDITVTGSGSFNITGAGNATNAKTFEDITISTSTTFTIGGANGTGWENATVSKITGVFTATACASGYFYGDYLQFDRKANMEYSTGTATGTFDDKTLFKDSIWTRRNSNIYFYDSTIITKSFLMGDYSTSRIRYDKPLYIGEDLVFNGAWGGANGQSIMPVTTSSLTINGNVFAYNFGSNVTIGGGSGSTSKYTINGTVYVKNCTMQMTSTGSNPFTIANLHVDENAYVFFARDNGTLPVTTITGTITSSGACSSTNQIGAGGRAGGDARVSLTNTVTVSNLSCRYLNITTNNLILNNGTDLGSNTGITFNSYASATTYYWVGGTTGNTKTGTYSLGNNNYWTNPDNWSLSSGVYTATNQCVPGTKDNVVFDANSFSSGSNMTADLNTLDTHVNDFTWSGVPSGTYFDQGFGSTGRFFYIYGNFTYPGANLTDRYEGLVLLASATSKTITTNGTDVYAGSFETNGVGGSWTLADNLTLSYPSGGNLRISTGTLTAGSNTISLTGAMYAGSNTFNAGTSTVRFNGSTSNTSVQSIDRNGGTGWTTLNFYNLEVARTNGTGNANTLQLSNFSVTVSNNLTITSGRLYDNGLQIGGNVTGTLSIASGARLVLGKTGTSTLFPTNYTASKISLNSASIVTYSSSVAQTVSGVPDYGTLELANGTTTSCNKSLNEAVVITGSLLIGAYNNFKDMGYQITGNASGSIDMDANSTLTIGSALNSSSFPTLFTNIDFEHSGNGSTVVYNAFDPQTVKGLSGTAPANYSHLTINGGGVGTLDGNTTIRGNLTITSSTLDASGSNHSISIGGNWLNSGTFTAQAGTTTFNGSAAAQTIGGSSSTSFYNLTLNNSYGTAPQIVLGVTGNSVSNTLTMTSGIVNMATYTFIIGSSAGSPGTLSYTAGYFYGGTLKRWFATSTVADGNTSAGLFPLGTATYGYAPMYVSCPSTAPSTGGSISISYTDPFTSSIVSFVDGASTVVRRNNQVWAMSTANGLTGGTYNLLAQRNFNATLVGNINDLRLTQLGSVVGTHGTNAGTVLTPQVQRTGLTLANLTNDFYISSVDKDNSPLPIKLLSFTAQNRYNQYAQLNWTTATETNNDYFTIEKTQDGISFEQVAIVTGAGNSAQTLHYSITDPKPYMGISYYRLQQTDFDGKFTYSQLASVEFESLKLESSRFNIFPNPANYNNLNVSFDGQLGQEVLIVVHDVLGKEYYSKAFVLENELLITQLTNGNHLPTGLYTITATSNDKLYSKKVVVK is encoded by the coding sequence ATGCACAAACGCCAACTTTTATCTCTAGTTACTTTTGGGATATTTGTTATACTTTGTACCAAACAAAGCTATGCTGCCAACTATTACTGGGTAGGCAATGGCGGTAACTGGACTGATCTCACACATTGGGCAAACTCCAGTGGTGGTACGGGTAGTGCATACGGAACTGTTCCTTCAACGTCAGACAATGTATATTTCGATGCCAATTCCTTTAGTGCAGGGAGCGCTACCGTTACGATAAACAGCAATGTGAGCTGTGCTAATTTAGATTTTACGGGAACTACCAATACGCCTACCTTTAAAAACGCATCTGCAACAGATACCATAACCTGCGCGGGTTCCCTTACGTTAATAAGTGCCATTACATATAGTTTTGTTGGCACCTATAATTTTACAGGAACCGGCACACACACCATTACAAATGCCGGCAAAACACTTGGGACAAATATACTTTTCAACGGAACGGGTGGACAATGGACATTGCAAGATGCGTTTATTTGCACGGGACAACTTGGCTTGCAGGCAGGCACATTGGTATGTAATAGCATGGCCGTAAGATGCAGTACACTTAATGCAAACATAGTGGACAATACGCGTACACTTAATTTTGGAGGCAGCGCTGTATCCATTACCGGCAGCGGAACAGCTATGGATTTAAGAGGAAACACAAGTAACTTAACAGTTTCTTCTACCACGGTTGCAGTTGTTACTTTTTCAAACACCACAAGCAGTGTAACAGTAGAGGTTGGATTAACATCTAAAACCATTCCTAATTTGTTATTTGTTTCCTCAACCCAAGCACGAACCATCAATTCTACATCAACCTACTCTACTTCCGATCGTATAACATTTAGAGATATTACTGTTACCGGCAGTGGCAGCTTTAATATTACAGGTGCCGGCAATGCCACCAATGCCAAAACATTTGAGGATATTACAATTAGCACCTCCACAACATTTACCATAGGTGGTGCCAACGGCACCGGCTGGGAGAATGCCACCGTAAGCAAAATAACAGGCGTATTTACCGCCACAGCTTGTGCAAGTGGATATTTTTATGGCGATTATTTGCAGTTTGATCGAAAAGCCAATATGGAATATAGTACAGGAACTGCAACTGGAACATTCGATGACAAAACCCTTTTTAAAGACAGTATTTGGACACGCAGAAACAGTAATATTTATTTTTACGACAGTACCATAATTACAAAATCATTTTTAATGGGCGATTACTCTACCAGTAGAATAAGGTATGACAAGCCTCTTTACATTGGAGAAGATTTAGTTTTTAATGGCGCCTGGGGAGGTGCTAATGGCCAAAGTATAATGCCAGTCACTACCTCTTCTCTTACCATTAATGGAAATGTATTTGCGTATAATTTTGGTTCGAATGTTACTATTGGTGGGGGATCGGGCTCTACTAGTAAATACACAATTAACGGAACAGTCTATGTAAAAAATTGTACTATGCAAATGACTTCAACCGGCAGTAATCCTTTTACAATTGCCAACTTACATGTTGATGAGAATGCGTACGTATTTTTTGCAAGAGATAATGGAACCCTACCTGTTACTACCATTACAGGTACTATTACCAGTTCAGGAGCATGTAGCTCTACTAATCAGATTGGTGCAGGTGGGCGTGCAGGAGGAGATGCTCGAGTAAGTTTAACGAATACGGTTACTGTCAGCAATTTAAGTTGCCGTTACTTAAATATTACAACCAATAATCTAATTTTAAATAATGGAACCGATTTAGGAAGCAATACGGGTATTACATTTAACTCATACGCAAGCGCCACTACCTATTATTGGGTTGGAGGCACAACAGGTAATACAAAAACAGGAACCTATTCTCTTGGAAATAACAACTATTGGACAAACCCTGACAACTGGAGTTTAAGCTCTGGAGTTTATACCGCAACCAATCAATGTGTTCCCGGAACAAAAGACAATGTAGTGTTTGATGCCAACTCCTTTAGCTCGGGCTCAAACATGACAGCTGATTTAAATACTCTTGATACCCACGTTAATGATTTTACATGGAGTGGTGTACCATCTGGAACTTACTTTGATCAAGGTTTTGGAAGTACAGGGCGTTTTTTTTATATCTATGGAAACTTTACCTATCCAGGGGCTAACTTAACTGATAGATACGAAGGACTCGTTTTATTGGCATCTGCCACTTCAAAAACAATAACTACGAATGGTACCGATGTTTACGCGGGCTCATTTGAAACTAATGGTGTAGGAGGAAGTTGGACTCTTGCAGATAACCTTACTCTTTCTTACCCATCGGGAGGAAATCTTCGGATAAGCACCGGCACTTTAACCGCAGGCTCAAACACTATATCATTAACGGGTGCTATGTATGCGGGTAGCAACACATTTAATGCAGGAACTTCTACTGTTCGATTTAATGGCTCTACTTCTAATACAAGTGTTCAAAGTATTGATAGAAACGGAGGAACCGGATGGACCACCTTAAATTTTTACAATTTAGAAGTGGCACGTACAAATGGTACGGGCAATGCTAATACCCTTCAACTATCTAATTTTAGCGTAACAGTATCAAACAACCTAACTATCACTTCCGGCCGTTTATACGACAACGGCTTGCAAATAGGTGGCAATGTAACGGGCACACTTAGTATTGCATCGGGTGCACGTCTGGTATTGGGTAAAACAGGTACATCTACCCTGTTCCCTACCAACTATACAGCAAGTAAAATCTCCCTAAACAGCGCCAGTATTGTAACCTACAGCAGTAGTGTTGCTCAAACAGTATCAGGAGTGCCCGATTATGGCACGTTAGAACTTGCCAATGGCACCACCACATCGTGTAATAAAAGTTTGAACGAAGCAGTGGTAATTACAGGAAGTCTCTTAATTGGAGCTTACAATAATTTTAAAGATATGGGATACCAAATAACAGGCAACGCCTCCGGATCAATCGATATGGATGCAAACTCTACACTCACAATTGGCAGTGCATTAAATAGTTCAAGCTTCCCCACTCTATTTACCAATATAGATTTTGAACATTCCGGAAATGGAAGCACAGTTGTTTATAATGCTTTCGATCCCCAAACTGTAAAGGGACTAAGTGGCACTGCTCCGGCTAATTACTCCCATCTTACAATTAATGGCGGTGGGGTTGGAACTCTTGATGGCAATACAACTATACGAGGAAATTTAACTATCACCTCCAGTACACTGGACGCTTCAGGCTCCAATCACTCCATCTCAATAGGTGGTAATTGGTTAAACAGCGGAACGTTTACCGCACAAGCCGGAACCACAACCTTCAACGGTAGTGCAGCAGCACAAACTATAGGAGGTTCCTCCTCAACCTCTTTTTATAACTTAACACTAAACAACAGTTATGGCACTGCACCTCAAATTGTATTGGGAGTTACAGGCAATAGTGTAAGTAATACACTAACTATGACAAGCGGAATAGTAAACATGGCAACGTACACATTTATAATTGGCTCAAGTGCTGGAAGCCCTGGCACACTAAGCTATACAGCCGGTTATTTTTATGGAGGCACACTCAAAAGATGGTTTGCAACATCTACCGTTGCCGATGGGAATACCTCCGCTGGCTTGTTTCCACTAGGAACTGCTACATATGGTTATGCGCCTATGTATGTATCTTGCCCTAGCACAGCACCTTCGACAGGTGGCAGTATTTCTATTTCCTACACAGATCCATTTACTTCGAGTATTGTTTCTTTTGTTGATGGAGCATCTACTGTTGTTAGGCGCAACAACCAAGTATGGGCTATGAGTACTGCAAATGGTCTTACCGGAGGCACTTACAACCTACTTGCACAAAGAAATTTTAATGCGACATTAGTTGGAAATATAAACGATTTACGACTTACGCAACTTGGCTCTGTTGTTGGCACACATGGAACCAATGCAGGAACAGTGCTTACACCACAAGTTCAACGAACCGGTTTAACACTAGCAAATCTGACCAACGATTTTTACATAAGCTCTGTAGACAAAGACAATTCTCCACTTCCAATCAAGCTTCTGTCATTTACTGCACAAAATAGATACAACCAATACGCCCAATTAAACTGGACAACAGCCACTGAAACCAACAACGATTATTTTACGATTGAAAAAACACAAGATGGAATATCCTTCGAACAAGTTGCTATTGTAACCGGAGCAGGCAACAGCGCGCAAACACTCCACTACAGCATTACCGACCCAAAGCCATACATGGGAATATCGTATTATCGTTTACAACAAACCGACTTTGATGGAAAATTTACCTACAGCCAATTAGCCTCGGTAGAGTTTGAAAGTTTAAAGTTGGAAAGTTCAAGATTTAACATTTTTCCTAATCCGGCAAACTATAATAATTTGAATGTATCATTTGATGGTCAATTGGGACAGGAAGTATTAATTG